A genome region from Arachis duranensis cultivar V14167 chromosome 8, aradu.V14167.gnm2.J7QH, whole genome shotgun sequence includes the following:
- the LOC107461058 gene encoding mechanosensitive ion channel protein 2, chloroplastic isoform X1, with amino-acid sequence MMLCSFHHHHLWLQFHSTMAYSGSHRLHSNIESCGFCHKPMCADRLCFVNINHSPECLRRDSSALILSRVHVPLRPLRCVSVCQSTLIPAGGCEAPLRNLATISLPRPQCTISGKPIVQFVHQFIPALGIIGFAVWGLEPLLCLSRTLFLQKTDKSWKKSSLRYLMKSYLQPLLLWTGVMLICRDLDPLVLPSETSQAVKQRLLSFVRSLSTVLTFAYCSSSLIKQAQKSCMEMNDSSDERNMRIDFTGKAVYTAIWVAAVSLFMELLGFSTQKWLTAGGLGTVLLSLAGREIFMNFLSSIMIHTTRPFVVNERIKTKIKDDEVSGRVEHVGWWSPTIVRGADCEAVHIPNQKLSVNIVRNLSKKSHWRIKTHLAISHLDVNKINNILADMRKVLAKNPQIEQKRLHRRVFLEDINPENQALMILISCFVKTSHSEEYLRVKEAILLDLLRVIDHHGARLATPIRTIQKMYSVTDSEADPFDENLFTRSRAKANRPFSSKDSPYNVKPSIHSNITNEKDNKFEETLTSDLRVDDDFAGPSTSTSSVNSSNEKFNPSESKTKNMDHDNLVQKTSKSMQPKEKAGSAGNKTSPEFLLTSKKSGRGDATNSVTSSPSKKGEEKDKSGGSSSSTIPSLKENIVLDAALLGAKRTLEIDDKVSPPIPAEPPEFAIQQKGCEPRGIKDHKGCKKSPNAKQSD; translated from the exons ATGATGTTGTGCTCATTCCATCATCATCACCTTTGGCTTCAGTTCCATTCAACAATGGCCTATTCGGGTTCACATAGGCTACATAGCAATATCGAAAGCTGCGGTTTTTGTCAT AAGCCCATGTGTGCAGATCGATTATGTTTTGTAAATATCAATCATTCGCCAGAGTGTTTG AGGCGGGATTCTTCTGCACTTATCCTATCCAGAGTACATGTCCCACTTAGGCCCTTACGATGTGTTTCGGTGTGCCAGTCCACACTAATACCAGCTGGAGGGTGTGAGGCTCCACTCAGGAATTTGGCTACTATTTCTTTACCAAG GCCACAGTGCACTATATCAGGAAAACCCATTGTACAATTTGTACATCAATTCATCCCTGCCCTTGGTATCATTGGTTTTGCTGTCTGGGGTCTAGAGCCACTTCTGTGCCTGAGCAGGACTCTATTTCTGCAA aagaCTGACAAAAGTTGGAAGAAAAGTAGTTTGCGTTATTTAATGAAATCTTATCTTCAACCTTTGCTGCTATGGACAGGGGTTATGCTCATATGCAG ggatttagaTCCATTAGTCTTACCATCAGAAACCAGTCAGGCTGTGAAGCAACGGCTGCTGAGTTTTGTAAGATCCTTGTCAACAGTCCTTACATTTGCTTATTGTTCTTCAAG CTTAATTAAGCAAGCACAAAAAAGTTGTATGGAGATGAATGACTCCAGTGATGAAAGGAAT ATGAGGATTGATTTTACTGGTAAAGCTGTATATACTGCAATATGGGTAGCTGCTGTGTCACTGTTCATGGAGTTGCTGGGATTCTCCACACAGAAATGGTTGACTGCTGGTGGTTTGGGCACAGTATTGCTTTCGCTTGCAGGTCGTGAG ATATTCATGAACTTCCTTTCAAGTATAATGATTCATACAACTCGACCATTTGTTGTGAATGAGCGGATTAAAACAAAGATTAAAGATGATGAGGTTTCTGGTAGAGTTGAG CATGTAGGCTGGTGGTCACCAACAATTGTTAGAGGTGCTGATTGTGAAGCAGTACATATTCCTAACCAGAAGTTGAGTGTAAACATTGTAAGGAATCTTAGTAAGAAATCTCATTGGCGCATCAAGACTCACCTTGCCATCAGTCACTTGGATGTTAACAAGATCAAT AATATCCTAGCTGATATGCGCAAGGTTTTGGCTAAAAATCCTCAAATAGAGCAGAAAAGATTGCATAGAAGGGTTTTTCTGGAGGATATCAATCCAGAAAATCAGGCTCTTATG ATATTAATATCTTGCTTTGTTAAAACTTCACATTCCGAAGAGTACCTTCGAGTTAAG gAGGCTATTCTCTTGGATCTTCTCAGAGTTATCGATCATCATGGAGCTCGACTAGCGACCCCTATCCGCACAATTCAGAAGATGTACAGTGTCACTGATTCAGAAGCCGATCCATTTGATGAGAACCTATTCACTCGTTCCAGAGCTAAGGCTAACCGTCCATTCTCATCAAAGGATTCACCTTACAATGTTAAGCCTTCAATTCATTCGAACATTACAAACGAGAAGGATAACAAGTTTGAGGAAACCTTGACATCTGACTTGAGAGTAGATGACGACTTTGCAGGGCCATCAACCTCCACATCCAGCGTAAACTCCAGCAACGAGAAATTTAACCCTTCTGAATCCAAAACCAagaatatggatcatgataATTTGGTCCAGAAGACATCCAAATCCATGCAGCCCAAGGAAAAAGCAGGAAGTGCAGGAAACAAGACATCACCGGAATTTTTGTTGACTTCCAAGAAGTCAGGCAGAGGAGATGCTACTAATTCTGTTACCTCTTCACCATCAAAGAAAggtgaagaaaaagataaatctggtggctcatcatcatcaactatTCCTTCCTTGAAAGAGAATATTGTTCTTGATGCTGCCTTGCTGGGAGCGAAACGGACACTTGAAATAGACGACAAAGTTAGTCCACCTATCCCTGCAGAGCCTCCAGAATTCGCTATCCAGCAGAAAGGATGTGAACCTCGTGGAATTAAGGATCACAAGGGTTGTAAGAAGTCTCCTAATGCTAAGCAGAGTGATTAG
- the LOC107461058 gene encoding mechanosensitive ion channel protein 2, chloroplastic isoform X3 codes for MAYSGSHRLHSNIESCGFCHKPMCADRLCFVNINHSPECLRRDSSALILSRVHVPLRPLRCVSVCQSTLIPAGGCEAPLRNLATISLPRPQCTISGKPIVQFVHQFIPALGIIGFAVWGLEPLLCLSRTLFLQKTDKSWKKSSLRYLMKSYLQPLLLWTGVMLICRDLDPLVLPSETSQAVKQRLLSFVRSLSTVLTFAYCSSSLIKQAQKSCMEMNDSSDERNMRIDFTGKAVYTAIWVAAVSLFMELLGFSTQKWLTAGGLGTVLLSLAGREIFMNFLSSIMIHTTRPFVVNERIKTKIKDDEVSGRVEHVGWWSPTIVRGADCEAVHIPNQKLSVNIVRNLSKKSHWRIKTHLAISHLDVNKINNILADMRKVLAKNPQIEQKRLHRRVFLEDINPENQALMILISCFVKTSHSEEYLRVKEAILLDLLRVIDHHGARLATPIRTIQKMYSVTDSEADPFDENLFTRSRAKANRPFSSKDSPYNVKPSIHSNITNEKDNKFEETLTSDLRVDDDFAGPSTSTSSVNSSNEKFNPSESKTKNMDHDNLVQKTSKSMQPKEKAGSAGNKTSPEFLLTSKKSGRGDATNSVTSSPSKKGEEKDKSGGSSSSTIPSLKENIVLDAALLGAKRTLEIDDKVSPPIPAEPPEFAIQQKGCEPRGIKDHKGCKKSPNAKQSD; via the exons ATGGCCTATTCGGGTTCACATAGGCTACATAGCAATATCGAAAGCTGCGGTTTTTGTCAT AAGCCCATGTGTGCAGATCGATTATGTTTTGTAAATATCAATCATTCGCCAGAGTGTTTG AGGCGGGATTCTTCTGCACTTATCCTATCCAGAGTACATGTCCCACTTAGGCCCTTACGATGTGTTTCGGTGTGCCAGTCCACACTAATACCAGCTGGAGGGTGTGAGGCTCCACTCAGGAATTTGGCTACTATTTCTTTACCAAG GCCACAGTGCACTATATCAGGAAAACCCATTGTACAATTTGTACATCAATTCATCCCTGCCCTTGGTATCATTGGTTTTGCTGTCTGGGGTCTAGAGCCACTTCTGTGCCTGAGCAGGACTCTATTTCTGCAA aagaCTGACAAAAGTTGGAAGAAAAGTAGTTTGCGTTATTTAATGAAATCTTATCTTCAACCTTTGCTGCTATGGACAGGGGTTATGCTCATATGCAG ggatttagaTCCATTAGTCTTACCATCAGAAACCAGTCAGGCTGTGAAGCAACGGCTGCTGAGTTTTGTAAGATCCTTGTCAACAGTCCTTACATTTGCTTATTGTTCTTCAAG CTTAATTAAGCAAGCACAAAAAAGTTGTATGGAGATGAATGACTCCAGTGATGAAAGGAAT ATGAGGATTGATTTTACTGGTAAAGCTGTATATACTGCAATATGGGTAGCTGCTGTGTCACTGTTCATGGAGTTGCTGGGATTCTCCACACAGAAATGGTTGACTGCTGGTGGTTTGGGCACAGTATTGCTTTCGCTTGCAGGTCGTGAG ATATTCATGAACTTCCTTTCAAGTATAATGATTCATACAACTCGACCATTTGTTGTGAATGAGCGGATTAAAACAAAGATTAAAGATGATGAGGTTTCTGGTAGAGTTGAG CATGTAGGCTGGTGGTCACCAACAATTGTTAGAGGTGCTGATTGTGAAGCAGTACATATTCCTAACCAGAAGTTGAGTGTAAACATTGTAAGGAATCTTAGTAAGAAATCTCATTGGCGCATCAAGACTCACCTTGCCATCAGTCACTTGGATGTTAACAAGATCAAT AATATCCTAGCTGATATGCGCAAGGTTTTGGCTAAAAATCCTCAAATAGAGCAGAAAAGATTGCATAGAAGGGTTTTTCTGGAGGATATCAATCCAGAAAATCAGGCTCTTATG ATATTAATATCTTGCTTTGTTAAAACTTCACATTCCGAAGAGTACCTTCGAGTTAAG gAGGCTATTCTCTTGGATCTTCTCAGAGTTATCGATCATCATGGAGCTCGACTAGCGACCCCTATCCGCACAATTCAGAAGATGTACAGTGTCACTGATTCAGAAGCCGATCCATTTGATGAGAACCTATTCACTCGTTCCAGAGCTAAGGCTAACCGTCCATTCTCATCAAAGGATTCACCTTACAATGTTAAGCCTTCAATTCATTCGAACATTACAAACGAGAAGGATAACAAGTTTGAGGAAACCTTGACATCTGACTTGAGAGTAGATGACGACTTTGCAGGGCCATCAACCTCCACATCCAGCGTAAACTCCAGCAACGAGAAATTTAACCCTTCTGAATCCAAAACCAagaatatggatcatgataATTTGGTCCAGAAGACATCCAAATCCATGCAGCCCAAGGAAAAAGCAGGAAGTGCAGGAAACAAGACATCACCGGAATTTTTGTTGACTTCCAAGAAGTCAGGCAGAGGAGATGCTACTAATTCTGTTACCTCTTCACCATCAAAGAAAggtgaagaaaaagataaatctggtggctcatcatcatcaactatTCCTTCCTTGAAAGAGAATATTGTTCTTGATGCTGCCTTGCTGGGAGCGAAACGGACACTTGAAATAGACGACAAAGTTAGTCCACCTATCCCTGCAGAGCCTCCAGAATTCGCTATCCAGCAGAAAGGATGTGAACCTCGTGGAATTAAGGATCACAAGGGTTGTAAGAAGTCTCCTAATGCTAAGCAGAGTGATTAG
- the LOC107461058 gene encoding mechanosensitive ion channel protein 2, chloroplastic isoform X2, with protein MMLCSFHHHHLWLQFHSTMAYSGSHRLHSNIESCGFCHKPMCADRLCFVNINHSPECLRRDSSALILSRVHVPLRPLRCVSVCQSTLIPAGGCEAPLRNLATISLPRPQCTISGKPIVQFVHQFIPALGIIGFAVWGLEPLLCLSRTLFLQTDKSWKKSSLRYLMKSYLQPLLLWTGVMLICRDLDPLVLPSETSQAVKQRLLSFVRSLSTVLTFAYCSSSLIKQAQKSCMEMNDSSDERNMRIDFTGKAVYTAIWVAAVSLFMELLGFSTQKWLTAGGLGTVLLSLAGREIFMNFLSSIMIHTTRPFVVNERIKTKIKDDEVSGRVEHVGWWSPTIVRGADCEAVHIPNQKLSVNIVRNLSKKSHWRIKTHLAISHLDVNKINNILADMRKVLAKNPQIEQKRLHRRVFLEDINPENQALMILISCFVKTSHSEEYLRVKEAILLDLLRVIDHHGARLATPIRTIQKMYSVTDSEADPFDENLFTRSRAKANRPFSSKDSPYNVKPSIHSNITNEKDNKFEETLTSDLRVDDDFAGPSTSTSSVNSSNEKFNPSESKTKNMDHDNLVQKTSKSMQPKEKAGSAGNKTSPEFLLTSKKSGRGDATNSVTSSPSKKGEEKDKSGGSSSSTIPSLKENIVLDAALLGAKRTLEIDDKVSPPIPAEPPEFAIQQKGCEPRGIKDHKGCKKSPNAKQSD; from the exons ATGATGTTGTGCTCATTCCATCATCATCACCTTTGGCTTCAGTTCCATTCAACAATGGCCTATTCGGGTTCACATAGGCTACATAGCAATATCGAAAGCTGCGGTTTTTGTCAT AAGCCCATGTGTGCAGATCGATTATGTTTTGTAAATATCAATCATTCGCCAGAGTGTTTG AGGCGGGATTCTTCTGCACTTATCCTATCCAGAGTACATGTCCCACTTAGGCCCTTACGATGTGTTTCGGTGTGCCAGTCCACACTAATACCAGCTGGAGGGTGTGAGGCTCCACTCAGGAATTTGGCTACTATTTCTTTACCAAG GCCACAGTGCACTATATCAGGAAAACCCATTGTACAATTTGTACATCAATTCATCCCTGCCCTTGGTATCATTGGTTTTGCTGTCTGGGGTCTAGAGCCACTTCTGTGCCTGAGCAGGACTCTATTTCTGCAA aCTGACAAAAGTTGGAAGAAAAGTAGTTTGCGTTATTTAATGAAATCTTATCTTCAACCTTTGCTGCTATGGACAGGGGTTATGCTCATATGCAG ggatttagaTCCATTAGTCTTACCATCAGAAACCAGTCAGGCTGTGAAGCAACGGCTGCTGAGTTTTGTAAGATCCTTGTCAACAGTCCTTACATTTGCTTATTGTTCTTCAAG CTTAATTAAGCAAGCACAAAAAAGTTGTATGGAGATGAATGACTCCAGTGATGAAAGGAAT ATGAGGATTGATTTTACTGGTAAAGCTGTATATACTGCAATATGGGTAGCTGCTGTGTCACTGTTCATGGAGTTGCTGGGATTCTCCACACAGAAATGGTTGACTGCTGGTGGTTTGGGCACAGTATTGCTTTCGCTTGCAGGTCGTGAG ATATTCATGAACTTCCTTTCAAGTATAATGATTCATACAACTCGACCATTTGTTGTGAATGAGCGGATTAAAACAAAGATTAAAGATGATGAGGTTTCTGGTAGAGTTGAG CATGTAGGCTGGTGGTCACCAACAATTGTTAGAGGTGCTGATTGTGAAGCAGTACATATTCCTAACCAGAAGTTGAGTGTAAACATTGTAAGGAATCTTAGTAAGAAATCTCATTGGCGCATCAAGACTCACCTTGCCATCAGTCACTTGGATGTTAACAAGATCAAT AATATCCTAGCTGATATGCGCAAGGTTTTGGCTAAAAATCCTCAAATAGAGCAGAAAAGATTGCATAGAAGGGTTTTTCTGGAGGATATCAATCCAGAAAATCAGGCTCTTATG ATATTAATATCTTGCTTTGTTAAAACTTCACATTCCGAAGAGTACCTTCGAGTTAAG gAGGCTATTCTCTTGGATCTTCTCAGAGTTATCGATCATCATGGAGCTCGACTAGCGACCCCTATCCGCACAATTCAGAAGATGTACAGTGTCACTGATTCAGAAGCCGATCCATTTGATGAGAACCTATTCACTCGTTCCAGAGCTAAGGCTAACCGTCCATTCTCATCAAAGGATTCACCTTACAATGTTAAGCCTTCAATTCATTCGAACATTACAAACGAGAAGGATAACAAGTTTGAGGAAACCTTGACATCTGACTTGAGAGTAGATGACGACTTTGCAGGGCCATCAACCTCCACATCCAGCGTAAACTCCAGCAACGAGAAATTTAACCCTTCTGAATCCAAAACCAagaatatggatcatgataATTTGGTCCAGAAGACATCCAAATCCATGCAGCCCAAGGAAAAAGCAGGAAGTGCAGGAAACAAGACATCACCGGAATTTTTGTTGACTTCCAAGAAGTCAGGCAGAGGAGATGCTACTAATTCTGTTACCTCTTCACCATCAAAGAAAggtgaagaaaaagataaatctggtggctcatcatcatcaactatTCCTTCCTTGAAAGAGAATATTGTTCTTGATGCTGCCTTGCTGGGAGCGAAACGGACACTTGAAATAGACGACAAAGTTAGTCCACCTATCCCTGCAGAGCCTCCAGAATTCGCTATCCAGCAGAAAGGATGTGAACCTCGTGGAATTAAGGATCACAAGGGTTGTAAGAAGTCTCCTAATGCTAAGCAGAGTGATTAG